The Leptolyngbya sp. CCY15150 genome contains a region encoding:
- a CDS encoding 4-hydroxy-3-methylbut-2-enyl diphosphate reductase, which produces MDTKAFKRSLNQSQKYHRKGFGHDEDVSGAMKSEYQSDLIQYIRDHDYTLTQGDVTIHLAEAFGFCWGVERAVAMAYETRQQFPTERIWITNEIIHNPSVNQHLRDMKVGFIEVRDGQKDFSVVDQGDVVILPAFGASVPEMQLLNDRGCTIVDTTCPWVSKVWNTVEKHKKGNHTSIIHGKYNHEETIATSSFARTYLIVLNLAEAQYVCDYILNGGDRQVFMEKFRLACSEGFDPDRDLDRVGIANQTTMLKGETEQIGKLFERTMMKKYGPIDLNQHFLSFNTICDATQERQDAMFDLVEKNLDLMVVIGGFNSSNTTHLQEIATERGIPSYHIDSGDRIGPGNQVEHKPLHRALETQVNWLPDGPLTIGVTSGASTPDKVVATIIEQIFAIKTLAGVN; this is translated from the coding sequence ATGGATACCAAAGCCTTTAAGCGATCGCTTAATCAATCTCAGAAGTATCACCGCAAAGGCTTCGGGCACGATGAAGATGTCTCGGGCGCAATGAAGTCAGAGTATCAAAGTGATCTCATTCAGTACATTCGCGACCACGACTATACCCTAACCCAGGGCGATGTGACGATTCACCTAGCAGAAGCCTTCGGGTTTTGCTGGGGCGTGGAGCGGGCGGTGGCCATGGCCTATGAAACCCGTCAGCAGTTCCCCACAGAGCGCATTTGGATTACCAACGAAATTATCCATAATCCATCTGTGAACCAGCATCTGCGGGATATGAAGGTGGGCTTCATTGAAGTGCGGGATGGGCAAAAAGATTTCTCCGTCGTAGACCAAGGGGATGTGGTGATTTTGCCTGCCTTTGGCGCAAGTGTGCCGGAGATGCAGCTCCTCAACGATCGCGGCTGCACCATTGTAGACACCACCTGCCCCTGGGTTTCTAAGGTGTGGAATACGGTGGAAAAGCACAAGAAGGGCAACCATACCTCCATCATCCACGGCAAATATAACCACGAAGAAACCATCGCCACTAGCTCCTTTGCCCGCACCTATTTGATTGTGCTGAACCTGGCGGAAGCCCAGTATGTGTGTGATTACATTCTCAACGGGGGCGATCGCCAAGTCTTCATGGAGAAATTCCGGCTTGCCTGTTCCGAAGGTTTCGATCCCGATCGCGACCTAGATCGCGTGGGCATTGCCAACCAAACCACCATGCTCAAAGGGGAAACAGAGCAAATCGGCAAGCTGTTTGAACGCACCATGATGAAAAAGTATGGCCCCATTGATCTCAATCAACATTTCCTCAGCTTCAACACCATCTGTGATGCCACCCAAGAGCGTCAGGATGCCATGTTTGATCTGGTGGAAAAAAATCTAGATCTGATGGTGGTGATTGGTGGCTTCAATTCATCCAACACCACCCACCTACAGGAAATTGCCACCGAACGCGGCATTCCGTCCTACCACATCGACAGTGGCGATCGCATTGGCCCGGGCAATCAGGTGGAGCATAAGCCGCTGCACCGAGCGTTGGAGACCCAGGTTAACTGGCTACCGGATGGCCCCTTGACCATCGGTGTCACCTCCGGAGCTTCCACTCCCGATAAGGTGGTG